From a region of the Pecten maximus chromosome 18, xPecMax1.1, whole genome shotgun sequence genome:
- the LOC117316237 gene encoding sericin-1-like: MATPGDFILPPGAGLAPPLLTATSLLSAALSFSLAIFFQIMATPGDFILPPGAGLAPPLLTATSLLSAALSFSLGFILLSLSDLTEGPRGPSGTVGVLGITGFTGSTGSLGSTGSTGSTGSTGSTGSAGLTAEIGEIGEIGETGSTGEFGSAGTTGETGLPGATGPTGETGASGMTGERGIVQMIG, encoded by the exons ATGGCCACGCCCGGGGACTTCATCCTACCTCCGGGGGCAGGGCTAGCGCCGCCCTTGCTAACCGCAACTTCATTATTGTCTGCTGCGTTGAGTTTCAGTTTAG CCATTTTCTTTCAGATCATGGCCACGCCCGGGGACTTCATCCTACCTCCGGGGGCAGGGCTAGCGCCGCCCTTGCTAACCGCAACTTCATTATTGTCTGCTGCGTTGAGTTTCAGTTTAG GATTTATTCTGTTGAGTTTATCTGATCTCACCGAAGGGCCGCGAGGGCCATCAGGAACTGTCGGGGTCCTTGGTATTACAGGATTTACTGGATCAACTGGATCATTAGGATCAACAGGATCAACTGGATCAACAGGATCTACAGGATCAACTGGATCAGCAGGATTAACCGCTGAAATCGGTGAAATCGGTGAAATCGGTGAAACCGGTTCAACTGGTGAATTTGGTTCAGCTGGAACAACTGGAGAAACAGGTTTACCTGGAGCAACAGGACCAACTGGTGAAACCGGTGCTTCCGGTATGACTGGTGAACGTGgtattgtacaaatgattgggtaA